CAAGCAACAGAACGGGCCTCCCGACTCGGAAAACAAATCGCCATCACGATGATTCTGGTCGGCATTGGTGGCCTCTTCCTGGGCTGGAGCACCTTCTGGCTTATGGTCGGCGGCATCATCCTCCGGATGGTCTCAGACGGCACCCATCATACCGTTGAATACAGCCACCTCCTCAAAGGCCAGGTCCGCGACGTCATGATTCCACACGATCGCATCATCAGCCTTGGAGCGAACCATACGGTCGGGGAGGTGAAAGACCTCTTTCTCCGCTACGGCTATCACCACTTCCCCGTGCGCGATTTCGAGACCGTGCTGGGCCTCATCCACCATGAGGACCTCCGCAAACATCCTGATTGGCAAGACGGAGGCAAGTCGCCGATCAGAGACCTGATCCGGCCGCTGACCGACGACATCATCGTCGATCCGTCCACACCCATCCAACAGGCGTTCGACCAAATGCTCCTGACCGCCTCGCCGCGATTGCTGGTCTACGATGGGCGGGTGTTTGTTGGAATGTTGACCCGGGCGTCGGTTACGCGCCTACGGGAGCTCCATCAGAAAGAGTCGAGTTGGGTAGGGTTGACGGGGGCGACTCCGGCGGCTGCCCGTCATTCGTGATATGCGGAAACTGCACCTGCACATAGGGCGGATAAACATCCAGCGTGTGCCCTTTGGCCCGCATCGAGCGGCTGCGGAAATAAAACCAACGATCGGGCAGATGAATGACTTTGTCTTGCTGCACCTGACGCATCTTCACCCCGCGCATGGTCACGCCAGAGCCCAAGCCGATGACTGCTTCCTGTCGGTCGACCAATGGACTCGTCTCCATGAT
The Nitrospira sp. DNA segment above includes these coding regions:
- a CDS encoding site-2 protease family protein, whose translation is MNRLRFPFLGYNVIIHWSWLIAVSVLTWSLATGYYPNIWPDYPRTIYWLSGFMTTGLLFLSVLLHECAHAGVATAHKVQIHDIMLHIVGGWTLLPREISTPTLEAKVAIAGPLCSAFIGVLLWPWSDFPIAHYLMKFNFILAGYNLLPAFPMDGGRVLRAWFWNAYGSFSQATERASRLGKQIAITMILVGIGGLFLGWSTFWLMVGGIILRMVSDGTHHTVEYSHLLKGQVRDVMIPHDRIISLGANHTVGEVKDLFLRYGYHHFPVRDFETVLGLIHHEDLRKHPDWQDGGKSPIRDLIRPLTDDIIVDPSTPIQQAFDQMLLTASPRLLVYDGRVFVGMLTRASVTRLRELHQKESSWVGLTGATPAAARHS